In Silene latifolia isolate original U9 population chromosome X, ASM4854445v1, whole genome shotgun sequence, the following proteins share a genomic window:
- the LOC141620547 gene encoding uncharacterized protein LOC141620547 — MDGNNNIYPVAWAIVEIENGESWSWFLRLLMEDLGKEEGQGMTIMSDRQKGIREAFKVVTPKPHIRYCVRYIWANFKLQFTGIIFKETFWNAARASTEAEFKREMAGLKSLSERVWKYLDDIGAYHWSRHAFNTSCKPNMLTNNMCESFNAVLKEVRDKPILTMMEWIRRYVMKRHYEKREGVKVFDGKVMPYVDKFLKWAKNEADCCDVWASSNFSFEVMYMSKEYVVDLPTQTFTCGHWQLAGLPCQHAIAAINNQRANYKDFVHENQSMGKGGYG; from the exons ATGGATGGAAACAATAATATTTACCCAGTTGCTTGGGCTATTGTGGAAATTGAAAATGGAGAAAGTTGGAGTTGGTTCCTTAGACTGTTAATGGAAGATCTTGGCAAGGAAGAAGGGCAAGGCATGACAATCATGTCAGATAGACAGAAG GGAATAAGGGAAGCCTTCAAAGTTGTTACCCCTAAACCTCATATCAGATATTGTGTGAGATATATTTGGGCCAACTTCAAACTCCAATTCACAGGGATAATCTTCAAAGAGACATTCTGGAATGCAGCTAGAGCATCAACAGAG GCAGAATTTAAGAGAGAAATGGCTGGGTTGAAAAGTTTAAGTGAAAGAGTTTGGAAGTACTTGGATGACATTGGAGCCTATCACTGGAGCAGGCATGCTTTTAATACATCTTGCAAGCCAAACATGTTAACTAACAATATGTGTGAGAGCTTCAATGCTGTTTTGAAAGAGGTAAGAGATAAACCAATTTTAACCATGATGGAGTGGATTAGGAGATATGTCATGAAAAGACATTATGAGAAAAGAGAAGGTGTGAAAGTTTTTGATGGTAAGGTGATGCCTTATGTGGATAAGTTTTTGAAATGGGCTAAGAATGAGGCTGATTGTTGTGATGTATGGGCATCATCTAATTTTTCTTTTGAGGTGATGTATATGAGCAaagagtatgtggtggatctgcCAACACAAACTTTTACATGTGGTCATTGGCAGCTAGCTGGACTTCCATGCCAACATGCAATTGCTGCCATCAATAACCAGAGGGCAAATTATAAGGATTTTGTTCATGAG AATCAGTCAATGGGAAAGGGTGGATATGGTTGA